One Tunturibacter gelidoferens genomic region harbors:
- a CDS encoding metallophosphoesterase family protein, whose protein sequence is MNQFKEDEVVQENEGVTKPVGDGIDRRNFLGCMAWAGTGLLWSMVGGVPTSKLLAQAMKSGGGAGTAKVEDFSFVQISDCHIGFNKGANPDVTGTLKKAIDRANLVPAGMKAPDFMLHTGDITQNSKAAEFDTASEVIKGFKSEVFYVPGEHDYIDDGVQYKQRFGKGTVGNGWYSYNHKGVHFVGLNNCVQVDAMGNMGEDQLKWLKSDLAGLSHSTPIVVFAHIPCGWSMRSGDGARRTESRHSPC, encoded by the coding sequence ATGAATCAGTTCAAGGAAGACGAAGTAGTGCAGGAGAACGAAGGTGTTACGAAGCCCGTGGGCGATGGCATCGACCGGCGCAATTTTCTGGGGTGCATGGCGTGGGCCGGCACAGGGCTGCTGTGGTCGATGGTTGGCGGTGTGCCGACTTCAAAGTTGCTGGCCCAGGCGATGAAAAGCGGTGGTGGCGCTGGAACTGCAAAGGTGGAGGATTTTTCTTTTGTGCAAATCAGCGACTGCCATATCGGGTTCAACAAGGGCGCGAACCCGGATGTGACAGGAACACTGAAGAAAGCCATCGATCGGGCGAATCTTGTTCCTGCAGGAATGAAGGCTCCGGACTTTATGTTGCACACCGGCGACATCACGCAGAACTCGAAGGCCGCGGAGTTCGATACGGCCTCTGAGGTGATCAAGGGTTTCAAGAGCGAGGTGTTCTATGTGCCGGGAGAACACGACTATATCGACGATGGTGTGCAGTACAAGCAGCGTTTCGGCAAGGGCACGGTGGGCAATGGCTGGTACAGCTACAACCACAAAGGGGTTCACTTTGTAGGCTTGAACAACTGCGTGCAAGTAGATGCGATGGGGAATATGGGCGAGGATCAATTAAAGTGGCTGAAGTCTGACCTGGCCGGGTTGAGCCACTCGACCCCGATCGTGGTCTTCGCCCATATCCCTTGTGGATGGTCTATGAGAAGTGGGGATGGGGCACGAAGGACGGAGAGCAGGCACTCGCCATGCTGA
- a CDS encoding heme-binding domain-containing protein, producing MRPWTAAALTVAAIVALGYVHPFGNPRAEPAKGLGTLLEGATMPADAKAVLANKCADCHSSETRWPVYARIAPGSWLIERDIVEARKKMDLSHWEQMPADQQQVLTAKIVEEAKNDDMPPLQYRLLHWTAQLSKTDVRALSMLGKSASGSEVALAGDGDAVQGKAVFEKRCTGCHAMAVDREGPRLAGVYGRRAGSIAGFTYSAGLKNSGVIWNDATLEKWLSDPDLMVPDNNMSFSVPKAEERRNLIAYLKQ from the coding sequence ATGCGCCCGTGGACTGCTGCGGCACTGACCGTAGCCGCAATAGTGGCCTTGGGGTATGTTCATCCGTTTGGGAATCCGCGTGCCGAGCCGGCGAAAGGACTCGGCACGCTGCTGGAAGGTGCGACTATGCCCGCAGACGCGAAGGCGGTACTAGCGAACAAGTGTGCGGACTGCCATTCGAGCGAGACTCGCTGGCCAGTGTATGCGCGGATCGCTCCAGGATCGTGGCTGATTGAGCGCGACATCGTTGAGGCGCGCAAGAAGATGGACCTCTCACACTGGGAGCAGATGCCGGCGGATCAGCAGCAGGTTTTGACTGCGAAGATCGTCGAAGAGGCAAAGAACGACGACATGCCGCCGCTGCAGTATCGGTTGCTGCACTGGACTGCGCAGCTTTCCAAGACCGATGTGCGGGCACTCTCGATGCTGGGCAAGAGTGCGAGCGGGAGCGAGGTGGCTCTGGCTGGGGATGGCGATGCTGTGCAAGGCAAGGCTGTGTTCGAGAAGCGTTGCACAGGCTGTCATGCGATGGCTGTTGATCGTGAGGGACCGAGGTTGGCAGGAGTCTATGGCAGAAGAGCCGGGAGCATTGCGGGATTTACTTATTCGGCGGGCTTGAAGAATTCTGGCGTGATTTGGAACGATGCGACCCTGGAGAAGTGGTTGAGCGATCCAGATTTGATGGTTCCCGACAACAATATGAGCTTCAGCGTTCCCAAGGCAGAAGAGCGGAGGAACTTGATCGCTTACCTGAAGCAGTAG
- a CDS encoding B12-binding domain-containing radical SAM protein: MSVHLVNPSDNSFGTAVITPRWLFVLAAATPEAAGDPILVDESLEQLDPSTIQAGDVVGISVHTGNALRGYEVGRICKQPGATVVYGGIHATLFPEEPFERGHADAVVKGDGGVVWGQVLRDLELGRAKRIYEGGKIEGEEFLAARWDLMQTDKYMWASVQTIRGCPKHCSFCSVWRTDGQKPRQRTFESVIDEIIDLRRRGFRFIALADDNFYPVTLTDLRLAREHNNHGRVESLIQTRAERFSLVAEMAKLPKDMVFFTQITMESAEDAEYLEPMRRANIKGALVGVEAVTPEGLKAVYKDFNYSGDRLVEQLQTFRKHGLHVLGSFIFGLPTDKPSTFDATVELALKADVTFAQFVMMTPFPGTVDFGRWEKEQAKDPVTVEGTPVTRYWLIPTAVRPKMFTPRPLMSSDEIRDRTQKVWDRFYDLGSVWKRSSCVPNLRARVALCCCRSCIGRCMRGPGSRQIAHGGKRRRPRLAGSHGRCASSSRPSRCRS; encoded by the coding sequence ATGAGCGTTCATCTCGTAAATCCCAGTGACAACTCTTTTGGCACAGCCGTCATTACGCCCAGATGGCTGTTTGTCCTGGCAGCAGCTACACCTGAAGCAGCGGGGGACCCCATTCTCGTCGATGAGTCGCTGGAGCAGTTAGACCCCTCAACCATCCAAGCGGGGGATGTCGTTGGAATCAGTGTCCACACTGGCAACGCGCTGCGCGGCTATGAGGTTGGCAGAATCTGTAAGCAGCCCGGAGCAACCGTAGTTTATGGAGGCATTCACGCCACGTTGTTCCCGGAAGAGCCGTTTGAGCGCGGCCACGCGGATGCAGTGGTGAAAGGCGATGGCGGTGTGGTATGGGGTCAAGTTCTGCGCGATCTTGAGTTAGGACGGGCAAAGCGGATCTATGAGGGCGGGAAAATCGAGGGCGAGGAGTTCCTCGCTGCCCGTTGGGATCTGATGCAAACAGACAAGTACATGTGGGCGTCCGTGCAGACGATACGCGGATGCCCTAAGCACTGCTCGTTCTGCTCGGTGTGGCGCACCGATGGGCAGAAGCCAAGACAAAGAACATTTGAAAGTGTGATTGATGAGATTATCGATCTGCGTCGAAGAGGTTTCAGGTTCATCGCACTCGCGGACGATAACTTCTACCCCGTCACCCTCACTGACCTACGGCTCGCCAGGGAGCACAACAATCATGGGCGGGTGGAGTCCCTGATACAGACGCGGGCCGAGCGATTTTCGCTGGTGGCGGAGATGGCAAAGCTGCCGAAGGATATGGTGTTCTTCACGCAGATTACGATGGAATCGGCGGAAGATGCTGAGTACTTGGAGCCGATGCGCCGGGCAAACATCAAGGGTGCGTTGGTGGGAGTGGAGGCAGTGACGCCCGAGGGACTGAAGGCAGTCTATAAGGACTTCAACTATTCGGGTGACCGGCTAGTTGAGCAGTTGCAGACGTTCCGGAAACACGGATTGCACGTATTGGGATCTTTCATCTTCGGCCTTCCTACCGATAAGCCCAGTACATTTGACGCGACGGTCGAGCTAGCCCTAAAGGCGGATGTAACCTTTGCGCAATTCGTAATGATGACACCATTTCCGGGAACCGTCGACTTCGGACGATGGGAGAAGGAACAGGCCAAAGACCCCGTGACGGTAGAAGGAACGCCGGTTACACGGTATTGGCTGATTCCAACCGCGGTCCGGCCGAAAATGTTCACACCGCGTCCTTTGATGAGCTCAGATGAGATAAGAGACCGGACGCAGAAGGTTTGGGACCGGTTCTACGACTTGGGTTCGGTTTGGAAGAGGTCCTCGTGCGTACCGAATCTGAGGGCTAGGGTGGCTTTGTGTTGCTGTCGAAGTTGTATCGGCAGATGTATGCGGGGACCGGGATCTCGACAGATAGCGCACGGCGGAAAAAGGCGAAGACCTCGGCTCGCTGGATCGCACGGCAGGTGCGCAAGTTCTTCCAGGCCAAGCCGATGCCGGAGCTAA
- a CDS encoding capsule assembly Wzi family protein codes for MKCLNAASVLASGLLLGIYCAGALGQTGSVSGQSANSVTVDDGDESATGSTYVPIDSWIYPALDRLQALGYINYSYRGLRPWTRSSITHMLDQTAEIQDFTSKDDEAQDIYLAVRKELDTGTHSFADLLHPRNSFESAYTRLGGITGIPLRDSFHLGLTIVNDYGRPYQEGFNPITGFSTRSEAGRFALYFRGEYQHAPGAPGYSQSLTNLLSTIDGVPIPTYPNQSTIPYGPIAPVNDFSIVEANLSYLLLNHELSFGKSDHWLGPAKGGSFAWSNNAENIYAFQIDRVEPLYVPLLSRLTGPFRYQFFVGSLKGHVDPSDPWIHVEKISFKPTVNVEMGFERATIWGGEGHAPITIHSFLHSFFSFQNTSAAEKLSRNDPGARFGTFDFSYRLPFVRKWLTLYSDSLAHDDVSPISAPRRAGIRPGIYLSHFPGLAHLDFRVEAVSTDPPTSRSNGGQFLYAEQIQKQGYTNKGFILGDPVGRESKGGQAWVTYHLSPREDVQLSYRNAKAAKDFIPGGTTQNAIQVSVVKRFREDIEFRGWLQYEEWKAPIYKIGSNSNVSVTGQLTWYPHEQK; via the coding sequence ATGAAATGTTTAAATGCCGCTTCTGTTCTGGCCTCAGGCCTCTTACTGGGCATCTATTGCGCAGGAGCATTGGGTCAAACGGGTTCTGTCAGTGGCCAGAGCGCCAATTCAGTGACGGTCGACGACGGCGATGAGTCCGCGACAGGATCAACTTATGTTCCCATCGACAGCTGGATATATCCTGCGCTCGACCGCCTGCAGGCGCTTGGTTATATCAACTACAGCTATCGCGGACTTCGTCCCTGGACACGATCGAGTATTACGCACATGCTGGATCAAACGGCGGAAATCCAGGATTTCACTTCTAAGGACGACGAAGCCCAAGATATTTATCTTGCGGTGCGGAAGGAACTCGATACCGGCACACATAGCTTCGCCGATCTTCTACATCCGCGTAACAGCTTTGAGAGTGCCTATACCCGTCTCGGCGGCATCACAGGGATCCCATTAAGAGATAGCTTCCATCTTGGGCTGACAATCGTCAACGATTATGGGCGTCCTTATCAAGAGGGTTTCAATCCCATAACCGGCTTCAGTACGCGAAGCGAAGCTGGTCGATTCGCCCTTTATTTCAGAGGGGAATATCAGCATGCCCCGGGCGCTCCCGGATATTCGCAGTCTTTGACTAATCTCCTTTCGACCATCGATGGCGTTCCAATCCCGACCTATCCAAATCAATCGACTATTCCTTATGGACCGATCGCGCCGGTGAATGACTTCAGCATCGTCGAAGCAAATCTCTCCTATCTCCTCCTAAATCACGAACTCTCCTTCGGCAAAAGTGACCATTGGTTGGGGCCCGCGAAAGGAGGCAGCTTTGCCTGGAGCAACAATGCGGAAAATATCTACGCTTTTCAGATAGACCGCGTCGAGCCGTTATACGTTCCACTGCTCTCACGCCTCACCGGGCCATTTCGATATCAGTTCTTCGTAGGGAGTCTGAAGGGACATGTCGACCCCAGCGATCCTTGGATACATGTCGAGAAAATAAGTTTCAAGCCGACAGTCAATGTAGAGATGGGCTTTGAACGTGCCACGATTTGGGGTGGCGAAGGCCATGCCCCAATCACCATCCATAGCTTTCTTCATAGCTTTTTCAGCTTCCAGAATACTTCTGCGGCCGAGAAGCTGTCGCGAAACGATCCCGGAGCACGTTTCGGCACCTTTGATTTTTCCTATCGTCTGCCCTTTGTGCGTAAGTGGTTGACCTTATACTCGGACTCGCTCGCCCACGACGATGTAAGCCCCATCAGTGCGCCGCGACGCGCCGGCATTCGCCCAGGCATTTATCTGTCCCATTTCCCGGGTCTTGCACATCTTGATTTTCGCGTGGAAGCAGTCAGCACCGATCCGCCGACCAGTCGCAGTAATGGCGGACAATTTCTCTACGCCGAGCAGATACAAAAACAGGGTTACACCAATAAGGGCTTCATTCTCGGTGATCCTGTTGGGCGTGAGTCCAAGGGCGGTCAAGCTTGGGTCACCTATCATCTCTCTCCCAGGGAAGATGTGCAGCTTTCTTATCGCAACGCGAAAGCAGCGAAAGACTTTATCCCCGGCGGCACAACACAGAATGCGATCCAAGTGTCCGTTGTAAAGCGTTTTCGCGAGGACATTGAATTTCGCGGCTGGCTACAGTACGAGGAGTGGAAAGCTCCGATCTACAAGATTGGGAGTAACTCCAATGTCAGCGTGACTGGCCAGCTTACCTGGTATCCGCACGAACAGAAATGA
- a CDS encoding FG-GAP-like repeat-containing protein, translating to MRFQRTLIGGGELLALLRPLWCFIAVVSFGQGVGLLPAWAAPSSTITTLSVTSGGNAVATVASGSVVTLTATVVAGSTPVTPGQVNFCDATAKFCTDIHLLGTAQLTANGTATLKFRPGVGSHSYKAVLAEPAGLGLSASAASSLTVTASQGTGQLATTTYLEAGGVPNIFSLTATVPGNGNTLPTGMVSFVDASNGNAVLGTAALTSETGAGFGGSSLLPVASQNTGNTVLTADFNGDGIPDLVILGSGISVLLGNGDGTFTAALNPSSDLPGAIAVGDFNGDGIPDLAVAPAFDEGNSEVLLGNGDGTFTNGSGSLGNGNGTTTSDSIAVGDFNGDGKLDLVEACTSVNEQPCNLLLILFGNGDGTFTSSFAPLAFFGSQSMAVGDFNGDGQPDLAVTNSGANGVNVFLNRDGGLSAMPAIPATGGSPTSIAAADFNGDGKLDLAVANSGSNNVTILLGNGDGTFTAAASPATGTAPNSIAVADFNGDGVPDLAVANAGSSNVTILLGNGDGTFTAATSPAADTGSTSVVSADFNGDGKEDLVVANSPDNSATALLAETALTIATVNNISPVGVGTHLVKAIYSGDVNYGGSTSADVSLTVVSPGFTLSGTSVSVVAGATGTSTLTITPTNGFSGTVTLDCDGGSYPGNASDLPTCLSIPPVTISGNAPATTTLSIQTQPGTTPAQYLEGVNAVASSGVAMANTAVAITVIAPAQSFTLTNTPVSIATPGASGTSTITITPSGGFSAPVALSCTVTGPATAVYLPTCSVAAPPAITSITAVTATLTVNTTAASSSSNTTGQAATAFRNQRNRLLALGGGNALAAFLFFGLPLRRRTKTLLSLLLLGAFAAIVMGCGGAQKAANPVPTPTNPVPTPANPGTTVGSYMVTVTGSSRALTASTTVAVTVN from the coding sequence ATGCGTTTTCAGCGAACGTTGATTGGAGGCGGGGAGCTGCTAGCCCTCTTGCGCCCTTTGTGGTGTTTCATTGCGGTAGTCTCTTTCGGCCAGGGTGTTGGACTGCTGCCTGCGTGGGCAGCGCCCAGCTCCACGATAACAACGCTGTCCGTCACCTCCGGTGGAAACGCAGTGGCGACAGTTGCATCTGGTAGTGTGGTCACTCTGACGGCAACCGTTGTGGCCGGCAGCACTCCGGTCACACCGGGCCAGGTCAACTTCTGCGATGCGACGGCCAAGTTCTGCACCGACATCCATCTGTTGGGCACGGCGCAGTTGACCGCCAACGGTACGGCTACGCTGAAATTCCGCCCTGGGGTTGGGAGTCACAGCTACAAGGCGGTTCTTGCCGAGCCGGCCGGCCTTGGGCTCAGTGCTTCGGCCGCATCGTCGCTCACAGTGACGGCGTCGCAGGGCACGGGGCAACTGGCCACAACGACGTATCTCGAAGCCGGAGGGGTCCCAAACATCTTCTCATTGACGGCGACGGTGCCGGGCAACGGAAATACTTTGCCGACGGGCATGGTCTCGTTTGTGGATGCAAGCAACGGAAACGCAGTGCTGGGGACGGCGGCGTTGACGAGTGAAACGGGCGCCGGATTCGGGGGTTCCTCACTTTTGCCTGTCGCCTCACAGAACACCGGTAACACTGTTTTGACCGCTGACTTCAATGGCGACGGAATCCCGGACCTGGTCATACTCGGAAGCGGTATCTCCGTGCTCTTGGGCAACGGGGACGGCACATTCACAGCAGCGCTCAATCCTTCGTCCGACTTGCCGGGCGCTATCGCGGTGGGAGATTTCAACGGGGATGGTATTCCCGATCTGGCCGTGGCGCCTGCCTTTGATGAGGGCAATAGTGAAGTGCTTTTGGGTAACGGGGATGGAACCTTCACCAACGGGAGTGGGAGCCTTGGGAACGGCAACGGTACGACTACGTCCGATTCCATCGCTGTAGGGGACTTCAACGGAGACGGCAAGCTGGATCTAGTCGAGGCTTGCACCAGCGTCAATGAGCAGCCATGCAACCTACTCCTGATTCTGTTCGGCAACGGAGACGGAACCTTTACGTCCTCCTTCGCCCCCTTGGCGTTCTTCGGTTCCCAATCGATGGCCGTGGGCGACTTCAATGGAGATGGCCAACCGGACTTGGCGGTGACAAACTCCGGCGCGAATGGCGTGAACGTCTTTCTGAATCGTGATGGGGGTCTTTCTGCGATGCCAGCAATCCCGGCAACGGGCGGCAGCCCCACATCGATTGCCGCAGCAGACTTCAACGGAGATGGCAAGCTGGATTTAGCCGTGGCCAACTCCGGCAGCAACAATGTGACGATTTTGCTGGGCAACGGTGATGGAACCTTTACAGCTGCAGCGAGCCCGGCGACGGGTACGGCTCCCAATTCCATCGCGGTTGCGGATTTCAATGGAGACGGCGTTCCTGATCTCGCGGTGGCCAATGCCGGCAGTAGCAACGTGACGATTTTGCTGGGCAACGGCGATGGAACGTTTACGGCTGCCACCAGCCCAGCGGCGGACACCGGCTCAACGTCAGTCGTCTCAGCAGACTTCAATGGAGACGGCAAGGAAGATCTTGTAGTGGCCAATTCCCCAGATAACTCAGCAACTGCGCTTTTGGCAGAGACAGCGCTGACAATTGCAACGGTGAACAATATTTCCCCCGTAGGCGTAGGCACACATCTCGTCAAAGCGATCTATTCCGGCGATGTCAACTATGGTGGCAGTACCTCCGCCGATGTGTCCCTAACTGTGGTGTCGCCGGGCTTCACGCTGAGTGGTACTTCAGTTTCCGTCGTGGCTGGCGCCACCGGGACTTCGACTCTCACGATTACCCCCACGAACGGCTTCTCCGGAACGGTGACCCTGGATTGCGACGGCGGCAGCTATCCGGGCAACGCAAGCGACTTGCCCACCTGCTTATCCATCCCGCCGGTGACTATCTCGGGGAATGCGCCGGCGACTACGACGCTCAGTATCCAGACACAACCAGGAACAACCCCTGCGCAATACCTGGAGGGAGTGAATGCAGTCGCTTCGAGCGGAGTAGCCATGGCCAACACCGCAGTCGCAATAACGGTGATCGCTCCCGCTCAAAGCTTCACGCTAACCAATACACCCGTCAGCATCGCCACGCCCGGCGCCAGCGGGACTTCGACGATCACGATCACGCCCAGCGGTGGTTTTTCGGCCCCGGTGGCGCTCTCCTGTACCGTAACCGGTCCGGCAACTGCGGTCTATCTGCCCACCTGCTCCGTCGCTGCGCCACCGGCCATCACCTCAATAACAGCTGTAACGGCGACGCTCACTGTCAACACCACGGCAGCGAGTAGTTCGTCCAACACGACTGGCCAGGCAGCGACGGCTTTCCGCAATCAGCGCAACCGGTTGTTGGCGCTTGGTGGAGGCAACGCGCTTGCGGCGTTCCTGTTCTTCGGATTGCCGTTACGTCGCCGAACAAAGACTCTGCTTAGTCTGTTGCTGCTCGGTGCGTTCGCTGCAATAGTCATGGGATGCGGCGGAGCACAGAAGGCAGCCAATCCGGTCCCGACGCCAACCAATCCGGTCCCGACGCCAGCCAATCCCGGCACGACTGTTGGGAGCTACATGGTCACGGTGACTGGTTCCAGCCGCGCCCTGACCGCGTCCACGACCGTTGCTGTCACTGTGAACTGA